A stretch of DNA from Longimicrobiaceae bacterium:
AGCGCGCCCTCGGCCCGTGCCTGGGCGAGCTGGAAGTCCCGGTCCTCCACCTCGGCGCCGGGAGCCAGTCCGCGGGCGCCCAGCAGGTGCGCGCGCTGGGCCTCGCGGGCGGCGCGGTCCTGCTTGAGCGCGCTCTCGCGCAGGTCGTTGCGCATCTGCGCGTATGCCTGGCGGTAGCGCGCGGTCGCCAGCCCGGCGGGCGCGGCCCTGCCCGGCGTGGCAAGCAGCTCCAGGTCGTGCAGCGCCCGCCGCTTCTCGTCCACCTGCCCCGCCAGCAGCGCGGCCTCCTCCTCGATCCCCCCCGTCCGCAGCACCAGGATGGGCTGGTCCTTCGCCACCGCCGCGTTCTCGCGCACCAGCACGCTCTCCACCACGCCCGACGTGCGGGCGCGCACCTCGTGCTTGCCGGTGACCGGGCGGATGATGCCCGCGCTCTGCACCGACACGTCCACGCGCACCGCGGGCAGCGCCGCCAGCGCGGCCAGCAGCGACGCCACGATCAGCGTGTAGATGACGTAGCCCGCGCGGGAGTGCTCCGCGAGCAGGCTCTCCACCGAGTCTTCGCCGAAGCGCGAGGGGTAGAGCTGGGTCTGCATGGCCCCGGGTCGGTGAGGGCGGCGTCCGGCGCGGAGTCGCGCGCGGACGGGAGTGCTTGCCGGTCCACGAAGATGCACGGCTGGAGGGCGGGCGGCGCCCGATTCGGGGTGAGGGGCGGGACGGGTGATGCGAGCGGAGTGAAACGCGGGGCGAGCGGCGGACGTACGCGCTGTGGAGCACGCGGCCTCGCAAGCACGGTGGCGCGCCGGGAACGCACGGCGGCACCCTGCTCTTGCGAGGCACCACGCCGCGGCTCTACTTACATCTCCCATCCCGCTGGAACACCCGGCCAACCAGGGCGCGAAAGGAACCGGAGCGTGTCTCGGCCTCGGCCTTCCGCGCCGTCCCCGGCCTCCCTCTCCGCCAGCGAGCCTCCGCCGCCGGCGGGCGCGTGGCGGCTCGCCGGACCCATGCTCCTGCTTGCCTGGTCCGGCTTGCAGGTGCTGTCGTTCTCGGGGGACTTCGACGGCGCCCGGATGCGGGGCGGGGCCGTGGCGCACCCGCCGCTCACCCTGCTCCTCGCGCTCGTTCCCGCCGGGGTGGTCACGTTCGCCGTCGCGCTCGCCGTTCGCCTGGCCCGGCGCACACCGGCGGGCACGCGCGGCTGGGCGGTGCACCTGGCCGTCCACGCGGCATGCGCGGCGGCGCTGGCTGTGGCTCTCCTGGGCATCCGCCTCGCCGCCCGCGCGACGCTCGCCAGCCCCACGCCCGCGCTGGCCGCCGCGAGGGACGCGGACGAGGCGTCCGGCTTCGCCTTGCTGTTCCTGGTCGCCGCCGGGCTGGCGCACGCCGTGGTGTACGCCGGCCGCTTCCGCCGCAAGGAGGCGATGGAGCTGCGCCTGCAAGCCAGCCTGTCGCGCGCGGAGCTGGAGCGCACGTCGGCCGAGCTGCGGATGCTGAAGATGCAGCTCAACCCGCACTTCCTCTTCAACTCCCTGCACGCCGTCGCCGCGCTGATCGGCGACGCCCCGGAAGCCGCCGAGCGCCTCGTGGTGCGGCTGAGCGAGCTTCT
This window harbors:
- a CDS encoding biotin/lipoyl-binding protein, whose amino-acid sequence is MQTQLYPSRFGEDSVESLLAEHSRAGYVIYTLIVASLLAALAALPAVRVDVSVQSAGIIRPVTGKHEVRARTSGVVESVLVRENAAVAKDQPILVLRTGGIEEEAALLAGQVDEKRRALHDLELLATPGRAAPAGLATARYRQAYAQMRNDLRESALKQDRAAREAQRAHLLGARGLAPGAEVEDRDFQLAQARAEGAL
- a CDS encoding histidine kinase — translated: MLLLAWSGLQVLSFSGDFDGARMRGGAVAHPPLTLLLALVPAGVVTFAVALAVRLARRTPAGTRGWAVHLAVHAACAAALAVALLGIRLAARATLASPTPALAAARDADEASGFALLFLVAAGLAHAVVYAGRFRRKEAMELRLQASLSRAELERTSAELRMLKMQLNPHFLFNSLHAVAALIGDAPEAAERLVVRLSELL